Proteins encoded within one genomic window of Phototrophicus methaneseepsis:
- a CDS encoding CARDB domain-containing protein — MAVLFSNFGSSRAFLQTLGDFLSLGANTVREIQEAIGLAGAEVRSTLNTLDGTIRDLMDEIEDKYQDNLNITIDSLDSATRNKLLEIESLMLSVNEVLKDDVRFLTDEARALLDDATLQIRQLSSDVKEDLQDVIFVAGETGAFLIDKTTETLITVGALVFLAFGVIVFVWLLFRSSSGLKGFAAALAYTLVIGYIGVFGALLLVPQFRAFVISSTGFGLKDRLESVTEQPDIFSIRPTEIIVGETTEIDIWGNSLMPNGEQPVVTIGDVALPITASDDRLVVDVSSLQENAQSSSVAVGMDFEIASDVVAVLTNPGLTRDLLESTTGPTLALDTRIGTVIDTNFDFSLVPTSVLVPTSIALTPVPTPISTPTGPITDRFPSRVIMDRAILNDIGFSPDFGIDVGDLVEVPNVNEIISLIPEGAAVMVMDYENFEDITAIVRVTIPQPPQTPPDLRVSSFTLNPSTSIKDDNVQAVITIQNAGQTEATNFNVVWRPTGAVNMTRSQNVTSLAGGATQTFTFNFAYPTVGTFTSVVELDTLNQVAESNEGNNSQQRNMTVQERPPRRAEVTVTFTSVTIIDDSETGEGELVLDFNVNGQTARYPNSGTKGINSGNSYSFTRTLSVTLQEGQNLNIFVNGREEDSGINGGDDDMGRVDVSFTSGQDWGSGSRSTQAQCSDGCYRIFYTISVRNLP, encoded by the coding sequence ATGGCTGTACTTTTTAGCAACTTCGGCAGCAGCCGTGCTTTTTTGCAGACGTTGGGGGATTTTCTGAGCCTGGGCGCAAATACGGTGCGCGAAATCCAGGAAGCGATCGGCCTGGCTGGTGCTGAAGTCCGTAGCACGCTAAACACGTTAGATGGCACGATCCGAGATTTGATGGATGAAATCGAGGATAAGTATCAGGATAATCTCAACATCACAATCGACAGCCTCGATAGCGCCACTCGTAACAAATTACTGGAAATAGAGAGTTTGATGCTCTCCGTCAATGAAGTGCTGAAAGATGATGTACGCTTCTTGACAGATGAAGCCCGTGCGTTACTGGACGATGCAACGTTGCAGATCCGCCAGCTTTCCAGCGACGTTAAAGAAGACTTGCAGGATGTGATTTTCGTCGCTGGCGAAACAGGCGCTTTTCTCATAGATAAAACCACAGAAACGCTGATCACTGTTGGCGCGCTGGTTTTTCTGGCGTTTGGTGTGATCGTCTTCGTATGGCTCTTATTCCGCAGCAGCAGTGGCCTCAAAGGTTTTGCCGCTGCATTAGCCTATACACTTGTTATTGGGTATATCGGCGTTTTTGGGGCACTGCTTTTAGTGCCACAATTCCGCGCCTTTGTTATATCTTCGACGGGCTTTGGCCTAAAGGATCGCTTAGAATCCGTCACGGAACAGCCAGATATTTTTTCAATCCGGCCCACGGAAATCATCGTTGGTGAGACGACAGAAATTGACATTTGGGGTAATTCGTTGATGCCGAATGGCGAGCAGCCTGTCGTGACAATTGGTGATGTGGCGTTACCTATTACCGCTTCGGATGATCGACTTGTCGTCGATGTCAGCAGCTTGCAGGAGAATGCACAATCCAGCTCTGTGGCGGTTGGGATGGACTTCGAGATTGCGTCTGATGTCGTGGCTGTCCTGACGAATCCGGGTTTGACTCGTGATCTGCTAGAATCGACAACAGGCCCGACTTTGGCCCTGGATACTCGCATCGGCACGGTTATTGACACAAACTTTGATTTCTCTCTGGTACCGACTTCCGTCCTGGTACCCACTTCCATTGCTCTAACACCTGTTCCCACACCTATCAGTACGCCAACTGGCCCGATTACGGATAGATTTCCATCACGCGTCATCATGGATCGGGCAATTTTGAACGATATTGGCTTCTCGCCGGATTTTGGCATTGATGTAGGTGACCTGGTTGAGGTGCCAAATGTCAATGAGATTATCAGCCTGATTCCAGAGGGGGCGGCGGTAATGGTGATGGATTACGAGAATTTTGAAGATATAACGGCTATTGTGCGTGTAACGATCCCACAACCACCCCAGACGCCACCTGATCTGCGTGTGAGCAGCTTCACACTGAATCCATCGACTTCGATCAAAGATGATAATGTTCAGGCTGTTATCACCATTCAAAACGCAGGGCAGACAGAAGCTACTAACTTCAACGTCGTCTGGCGCCCTACGGGTGCCGTAAACATGACGCGCTCTCAAAATGTGACCAGCCTGGCAGGTGGGGCGACTCAGACATTTACATTCAACTTTGCCTATCCGACGGTTGGAACATTTACGTCTGTTGTCGAGCTGGATACACTCAACCAGGTAGCAGAGAGCAACGAAGGTAACAACAGCCAGCAGCGCAACATGACTGTACAGGAGCGCCCGCCTCGGCGTGCAGAAGTCACCGTTACTTTCACCAGCGTTACGATTATTGATGACTCTGAAACGGGTGAGGGTGAACTTGTGCTGGACTTTAACGTCAATGGGCAGACAGCACGCTATCCGAACTCCGGTACCAAAGGCATCAACAGCGGCAACAGCTACTCATTCACACGCACGCTGAGCGTCACATTGCAAGAAGGGCAAAATCTGAACATCTTCGTCAATGGGCGTGAGGAAGACAGCGGCATCAACGGCGGGGATGATGATATGGGCCGGGTGGATGTTTCATTTACCAGTGGGCAAGACTGGGGTTCCGGCTCCAGAAGCACACAGGCACAGTGTTCAGATGGCTGTTATCGGATCTTCTATACGATCAGCGTGCGCAACTTGCCATAA
- a CDS encoding aldo/keto reductase, whose translation MDYTRLGTTGMSVSRICLGMMSYGSKAWRDWILDYDEGYPIVKRAVELGITFFDTADVYSIGASEEVTGRYLKEFFNSRDEYVLATKVFNPMGEGLNQRGLSRKHIMDGVDASLKRLDTDYIDLYQIHRWDYETPIEETMEALHDVVKAGKARYIGASSMWAWQFSKAQYTADLHGWTRFVTMQNHYSLIYREEEREMNPLCLDMGVGLIPWSPLARGFLAGNVTREDGAQTKRAKSDTYIPERTETDFDTVDRLKEIAEKHDASPAQVALAWMLQRPGVSSPIIGATKMHHLEEAIGAVDVKLSDEDVAYLEELYQPREIYGHN comes from the coding sequence ATGGATTATACACGTTTAGGGACAACAGGCATGAGCGTCTCGCGTATCTGCCTGGGTATGATGAGCTACGGCAGTAAAGCATGGCGCGATTGGATACTAGATTACGATGAAGGTTATCCTATTGTGAAGCGTGCTGTTGAACTGGGCATTACCTTTTTCGATACAGCTGATGTGTATTCCATAGGGGCCAGCGAAGAAGTTACAGGGCGCTACCTCAAAGAATTTTTCAATAGCCGGGATGAATATGTGCTGGCGACGAAGGTCTTTAACCCGATGGGTGAGGGCTTGAACCAACGGGGCTTATCGCGCAAGCATATTATGGATGGTGTGGATGCATCGCTCAAGCGGCTGGATACAGATTATATCGACCTGTATCAGATTCACCGCTGGGATTATGAAACACCCATTGAAGAAACGATGGAAGCGCTGCATGATGTCGTCAAAGCTGGGAAGGCGCGTTACATCGGCGCTAGCAGTATGTGGGCGTGGCAGTTCAGCAAAGCTCAGTACACGGCTGATCTGCATGGGTGGACGCGTTTTGTCACGATGCAGAATCATTACAGCCTGATCTACCGGGAAGAAGAACGCGAAATGAACCCGTTATGCCTGGATATGGGCGTTGGCCTGATTCCGTGGTCGCCGTTAGCTCGTGGCTTTTTGGCGGGGAACGTCACGCGTGAAGATGGCGCACAGACTAAGCGCGCCAAATCAGATACATATATCCCGGAACGAACAGAGACCGACTTCGACACGGTTGACCGCCTGAAAGAAATCGCTGAAAAGCACGATGCCAGCCCTGCACAAGTTGCTCTCGCCTGGATGTTGCAGCGCCCAGGTGTGTCGTCCCCGATTATTGGCGCGACGAAGATGCATCATCTGGAAGAAGCTATTGGGGCCGTGGATGTCAAACTCAGCGACGAAGATGTGGCCTATCTAGAAGAACTGTATCAGCCGCGTGAGATTTACGGTCATAATTAA
- a CDS encoding NUDIX domain-containing protein has protein sequence MQVLLKVRAIILQESHILLVEFDDEVGLHYNLPGGTVENDERLEDALVREVQEETSAFVMVERLLMTHDYVPTLSPEDYGDTRILTLIYQCSLMENSPQPQMPSKPDANQTGVRWVLLDDLHKVWLIPEIVDEIWAALS, from the coding sequence ATGCAAGTCTTGTTGAAGGTGCGCGCCATCATCCTGCAAGAGAGCCACATTTTGCTGGTTGAATTCGATGACGAAGTTGGCCTGCACTACAATCTACCAGGGGGCACTGTCGAAAATGATGAACGCCTGGAAGATGCTCTGGTGCGCGAAGTGCAAGAAGAAACATCTGCATTTGTGATGGTCGAACGGCTCTTGATGACCCATGACTATGTGCCGACGCTCTCGCCAGAGGATTATGGCGATACGCGCATTCTGACACTGATTTATCAGTGCTCGCTGATGGAAAACAGCCCGCAGCCGCAGATGCCCTCCAAGCCGGATGCCAACCAGACGGGCGTGCGTTGGGTGCTGCTAGATGACTTGCATAAAGTCTGGCTCATCCCGGAAATTGTCGATGAGATTTGGGCAGCGCTGAGCTAA
- the rpe gene encoding ribulose-phosphate 3-epimerase produces the protein MINKLKIAPSVLAADFTRLGEEVRAAEQAGADWIHFDVMDGRFVPNISIGVPVLQALRGATSLPIDVHLMIVEPDQYIPIFAEAGANSISVHVEACPHLHRTLVSIAQAGCRVGVAINPHTPAIMLQEVMPLLDIINVMTVDPGFGGQSFLDGSLSKIAQLRAMAQAVGRDIDIEVDGGINTETTPRAVEAGANVLIAGTTIFRHKEGIQAGVDALRAAASQGANSTS, from the coding sequence TTGATAAATAAGCTAAAAATCGCGCCATCTGTGCTGGCTGCGGATTTTACACGTCTGGGCGAAGAGGTCCGGGCGGCTGAGCAGGCCGGGGCAGATTGGATCCACTTTGATGTCATGGACGGGCGTTTTGTGCCCAACATCAGTATTGGGGTGCCAGTATTACAAGCACTTCGCGGTGCGACATCACTGCCAATAGATGTTCATCTCATGATTGTGGAGCCAGATCAATATATCCCCATCTTTGCAGAAGCAGGGGCGAACAGCATCAGCGTTCACGTAGAAGCGTGCCCGCATCTGCACCGTACACTCGTATCAATTGCTCAGGCGGGCTGCCGCGTCGGCGTGGCGATTAATCCGCATACACCTGCGATTATGCTGCAAGAAGTGATGCCGCTGCTGGATATTATCAATGTCATGACAGTAGACCCTGGCTTCGGTGGTCAGTCCTTCCTGGATGGCTCTTTGAGTAAGATTGCGCAATTGCGGGCCATGGCCCAGGCCGTAGGCCGTGATATCGACATCGAAGTTGATGGCGGTATCAATACGGAAACCACGCCCAGGGCTGTAGAAGCCGGGGCAAATGTATTGATTGCTGGGACGACGATCTTTCGTCATAAAGAGGGCATCCAGGCAGGCGTTGACGCTTTGCGTGCTGCTGCCTCCCAGGGTGCCAACAGCACATCCTAA
- a CDS encoding DAK2 domain-containing protein, with the protein MVFEAHRQRIDGQSLKYLFSGGVVWLSHHAERINMLNVFPVPDGDTGTNMLLTVRKAEAYMNDVEGTHIGHIAAAMARGARYGARGNSGTILSMLLQGFAQALANDEWMDAAALADACQNAVDYAYDTVRTVMEPQEGTILTVARAAAEAVVNRARDEEQLYSLLETMLQAAKVALDNTPSQLPVLKEAGVVDSGGAGLVALLEGMKRLLDGEDAPDSMIADLDLPQAGSVAVDDPMDWETAIAPDDERGYGYDVQFLMLGTDLDVQKVRREVGAMGWSALIDGDKEAIKVHIHVYNPAEPIDYVIRSGAELEDVVIENMQRQYEAYRQRRTHAQFTNGTSSTSNPTSHAVTDEIAVVAVARGAGLMQLLREYGAAAIVEGGQTMNPSTSDFIEAIDRLPNTQIVLLPNNSNVILAAREAASLSQKSVTVVPTKSVPQGIAALLAYSDRLDDTLDEVTEQMKDAVAHVRTIEITTATRSLDQIYGVTVREGDFFALVDNKPAAAAQDVMTAALAAMASLETSAYELVTVYYGVDVTEAEASALIDQLKVAYPSLEYESVDGGQPLYPFLLSVE; encoded by the coding sequence ATGGTTTTCGAGGCGCATCGGCAGCGTATTGATGGACAGTCTTTGAAATATCTCTTTTCCGGTGGCGTGGTGTGGTTATCACATCACGCGGAGCGCATCAATATGCTGAACGTGTTCCCTGTTCCTGATGGCGATACAGGTACAAATATGCTGCTGACGGTTCGTAAAGCGGAAGCTTATATGAACGATGTAGAGGGAACGCATATCGGCCATATTGCGGCGGCTATGGCTCGTGGTGCGCGTTATGGCGCGCGAGGTAATTCCGGTACGATTTTGTCTATGCTGCTACAAGGCTTTGCTCAGGCGCTGGCGAATGATGAATGGATGGATGCGGCGGCCCTGGCTGATGCATGCCAGAACGCCGTTGATTATGCCTATGACACGGTGCGTACGGTGATGGAACCCCAGGAAGGCACGATTCTCACGGTGGCACGTGCCGCCGCAGAAGCCGTGGTCAACCGCGCTCGTGATGAAGAGCAACTCTATAGTTTGCTAGAGACGATGCTGCAAGCGGCTAAAGTCGCGCTGGATAATACGCCGTCCCAGCTCCCGGTGTTAAAAGAGGCGGGGGTCGTGGATTCTGGCGGTGCAGGCCTTGTGGCATTGCTAGAGGGTATGAAACGCTTGCTGGATGGTGAAGATGCCCCCGATAGCATGATTGCTGACCTGGATTTACCACAAGCGGGGTCCGTCGCAGTAGATGACCCTATGGATTGGGAAACAGCGATTGCCCCGGATGATGAACGAGGCTATGGCTACGATGTGCAATTCCTGATGCTAGGGACAGACCTGGACGTTCAAAAGGTGCGGCGAGAAGTGGGCGCTATGGGGTGGTCTGCGTTGATTGATGGCGATAAGGAAGCCATTAAGGTGCATATTCACGTCTATAATCCGGCGGAGCCTATTGATTATGTCATTCGCTCAGGGGCGGAATTAGAGGACGTCGTTATCGAAAATATGCAGCGCCAGTATGAAGCTTATAGACAGCGGCGTACGCATGCGCAATTTACGAACGGCACGTCTAGCACTTCTAACCCTACGTCGCATGCTGTGACAGATGAAATTGCTGTGGTTGCGGTTGCACGTGGCGCGGGCTTGATGCAGCTCTTGAGAGAATATGGAGCGGCTGCCATCGTTGAGGGCGGCCAGACGATGAACCCGAGTACATCTGATTTCATTGAGGCGATTGATAGATTGCCCAATACACAGATCGTCTTGCTGCCAAATAATAGCAATGTCATCCTGGCTGCACGCGAAGCCGCCAGCCTGAGCCAGAAATCAGTTACGGTCGTCCCGACAAAATCCGTCCCTCAGGGTATCGCTGCTTTACTGGCCTATAGTGATCGCCTGGACGATACGTTGGATGAGGTGACAGAGCAGATGAAAGATGCTGTGGCACATGTTCGCACGATAGAAATCACTACAGCAACGCGCTCGCTTGATCAAATCTATGGCGTGACTGTGCGAGAAGGCGATTTCTTCGCGCTCGTTGATAATAAACCGGCTGCCGCTGCCCAGGACGTGATGACGGCTGCATTGGCAGCTATGGCTTCGCTGGAAACATCAGCTTATGAACTCGTGACGGTGTATTATGGTGTTGATGTAACCGAAGCGGAGGCTTCAGCTCTAATCGATCAACTCAAGGTAGCCTATCCTTCTTTGGAATATGAATCTGTTGATGGTGGGCAGCCGCTTTATCCATTTCTACTGAGTGTGGAATAA
- a CDS encoding DegV family protein, whose protein sequence is MPTYYVVADSGARFSHPRIISQYPVSIVPSIVTINGERYREGVDIQPDELLTRMAAMEGLDVQVSPPSVTDFIEVYLQLSRVADGIISLHPSREVSKSWYDAQRAAHQANVSCPIEVIDTRTLCAGYGMLVRLAAAACHSTADFETIVTRTRDAIDRVYAMYYVDGLDYLRRNGLVSDSRAILGTMLDIKAIVNIEEGKLIVTEKARSMGEATDGLLDFIMEFDAVDDAMILQHRPHISEQTRVLQDRLTVEFPGQHFPYGVYSALMASLIGPHALGIAILEAELEPETDDDDAY, encoded by the coding sequence ATGCCAACTTACTATGTGGTCGCTGATAGCGGCGCACGATTCAGCCATCCTCGTATTATCTCGCAGTATCCTGTATCCATTGTGCCATCTATTGTGACGATCAATGGCGAGCGCTATCGGGAGGGGGTGGATATACAGCCGGATGAATTGCTGACGCGCATGGCAGCTATGGAAGGGCTGGATGTTCAGGTTTCGCCACCCAGTGTGACGGATTTTATCGAAGTGTATTTACAGCTTTCGCGGGTAGCGGATGGTATTATCTCCTTACATCCCTCGCGAGAAGTCTCCAAGAGTTGGTATGATGCACAGCGAGCGGCTCATCAGGCCAATGTAAGCTGCCCCATAGAAGTCATCGACACGCGAACATTATGCGCTGGGTATGGTATGCTGGTACGGTTAGCGGCAGCAGCGTGTCACTCAACGGCGGATTTTGAAACGATTGTGACGCGCACGCGAGACGCTATCGACCGTGTTTATGCCATGTACTATGTTGACGGCCTGGATTATTTGCGCCGCAACGGGCTGGTGAGCGATTCTCGTGCGATTTTAGGTACCATGTTAGATATTAAAGCGATTGTAAATATCGAAGAGGGTAAGCTCATCGTCACGGAAAAGGCCCGCTCAATGGGGGAAGCGACAGATGGCTTGCTGGATTTCATCATGGAATTTGATGCCGTGGACGATGCTATGATCTTGCAGCATCGGCCCCACATCTCGGAACAGACGCGCGTCTTGCAAGATCGCCTGACAGTGGAGTTCCCTGGACAGCACTTCCCATATGGTGTTTACAGCGCGTTGATGGCCTCTCTGATTGGGCCGCATGCCCTGGGTATTGCGATTCTTGAGGCTGAGCTGGAACCAGAGACGGATGACGATGACGCGTATTAA
- a CDS encoding DegV family protein, whose product MTRIKIVADSVADIPADLREKWDITIIPTYVNYGGQSYADDGIELDRTAFYNALPNMDDFPTTSAPPPGVAEDVLLRAIEGYDHIVAIHVPERYSTTINVVRLGAQKLPDDRITILDGQTLTAGLGLEAIMAAEVAAQTGDVDAVVDVVKRVRQHVTIYAAIATMTYMRRSGRVNSVVSAVGSLLQIKPVIRVYQGDIEPIHRIRTFGRAVDKLREMIIEKAPFDRLVMLHIQNEAEARALLADLGDLAPPDTTVMEVGPTLGSFIGPGSVGALILPKGW is encoded by the coding sequence ATGACGCGTATTAAAATCGTCGCGGATAGCGTCGCGGATATTCCGGCTGATCTGCGTGAAAAATGGGATATTACCATCATCCCGACTTACGTCAATTATGGCGGCCAGAGCTATGCAGACGATGGGATTGAGTTAGATCGGACGGCATTTTATAATGCCTTACCAAATATGGATGACTTCCCGACGACTTCAGCACCACCGCCGGGCGTCGCAGAAGATGTTTTGCTGCGTGCGATAGAAGGTTATGATCATATTGTCGCCATCCATGTGCCAGAGCGTTACAGTACAACGATTAACGTGGTCCGGCTGGGTGCTCAAAAGCTGCCAGACGATCGTATCACCATCCTGGATGGGCAGACGTTGACGGCGGGCCTGGGACTTGAAGCTATTATGGCGGCTGAAGTTGCGGCCCAAACAGGAGATGTCGATGCTGTTGTGGATGTGGTCAAACGTGTCCGCCAGCATGTGACGATTTATGCGGCGATTGCAACCATGACGTATATGCGACGCAGTGGCCGCGTGAACAGCGTTGTCTCGGCAGTGGGATCGTTGCTACAGATCAAGCCCGTCATACGCGTTTATCAGGGCGATATTGAACCCATACACCGTATACGCACTTTTGGACGCGCCGTTGATAAATTGCGGGAGATGATCATCGAAAAAGCGCCGTTTGATCGTCTTGTTATGCTGCACATCCAGAATGAAGCAGAGGCGCGCGCATTGCTTGCCGACCTTGGGGACCTTGCTCCACCAGATACGACAGTTATGGAAGTCGGGCCGACATTAGGCAGCTTCATTGGCCCTGGCTCAGTTGGGGCACTCATTTTGCCCAAGGGCTGGTAA
- the recG gene encoding ATP-dependent DNA helicase RecG, with protein sequence MAFALETLVKILRLERDQKCKNKAVIGGLSSFSEGWKEKAISQARRPEQYILAIEVADVLRDYDTVEEEDERVRRVSYLLDRLHFRQPMPPEYESYMAEAEAAVDANKAASTKGDSQRSEARNSDRSSDRDQRSRSQERQSRSETRSDRGQQGDAQPQKEHSVATRESRSNDRASGQESSSYESDEPAVTATEGLDIPTLPRLARPPRKPRKNLSYEEAAARLKEMDESVTHVKGIGDGKASVLQKLGIHTIRDMLYYLPRRYDDYTQLNYISHLQPGEVATVIGAVTSKQVRVAAGGRKDFFMVVEDGSGRLNVTFFGQDFLIRSIRQGQQLVLSGKVTAYRNALQMTNPEWEALDSENLHTIGIVPVYPLTEGVKARSFRRDMKRAVDAWAERVPDYVPETTLERAELGDLSWALENIHFPAGFDHLDHARRRLVFDELLMLQLAILRNRRDWQSVPGQALEVTDDFLEGFINTVFPYELTGAQRRAVEDIRRDVTQPVPMNRLIQGDVGSGKTAVATVAMAMAVANGKQAALMAPTSILAEQHYRGIGRTLEQMPGEQKPVVALLTSSLTTSERESVYRGLADGSIDVVIGTHALIQSGVEFSDLAIAVIDEQHRFGVGQRGALRGKGTNPHMLVMTATPIPRTLALTMYADLDLSIIDEKPPGRQPIQTKVLYPVARERTYQFIEQQIEQGRQAFVVHPLVEASDKIEARSAMEAYDELRQVFYKYRVCLLHGRMQPAEKDDVMAAFANHEYDVMVTTSVAEVGVDVPNASVILIEGANRFGLAQLHQFRGRVGRGEHPSFCLLIADNETPESQQRLAAMEETNDGFRLAEIDWQQRGAGDLLGTRQSGQQTLQMAEAMTPDLVALAQREARTIYEEDPYLEQEEHRLLSQEINLLHPDDADLS encoded by the coding sequence ATGGCTTTTGCCTTAGAGACACTTGTTAAAATTCTGCGGCTAGAGCGTGACCAGAAGTGTAAAAATAAAGCGGTCATCGGTGGCCTGAGCAGCTTTAGTGAAGGCTGGAAGGAAAAGGCCATCTCGCAGGCACGTCGCCCGGAACAATATATTCTGGCGATTGAAGTCGCTGATGTCCTGCGCGACTATGATACCGTCGAAGAAGAGGACGAGCGCGTTCGTCGCGTCTCCTATTTGCTGGATCGTCTTCACTTCCGACAGCCGATGCCCCCTGAGTATGAATCTTATATGGCTGAAGCTGAAGCTGCTGTCGATGCGAATAAAGCGGCCTCGACTAAAGGCGATTCGCAGCGTAGCGAAGCACGTAACAGCGACCGCAGCAGCGACCGTGACCAACGATCTCGTTCACAAGAGCGGCAGTCGCGGTCTGAGACGCGCTCTGATAGAGGTCAGCAGGGGGACGCCCAACCGCAGAAGGAACACAGCGTCGCCACGCGCGAATCCCGCTCTAATGATCGTGCTTCAGGGCAGGAGAGCAGCTCATACGAGAGTGATGAGCCTGCAGTGACCGCGACGGAAGGGCTGGATATTCCGACGTTACCCAGGTTAGCCCGTCCACCCCGTAAACCGCGCAAGAACCTGAGTTATGAAGAAGCCGCCGCACGCCTGAAAGAGATGGATGAATCCGTCACGCATGTTAAGGGTATTGGGGATGGTAAAGCCAGCGTATTGCAAAAACTCGGCATTCATACGATCCGCGATATGCTGTATTACCTGCCTCGTCGCTATGACGATTACACCCAGCTAAACTACATCAGTCATTTGCAGCCTGGTGAGGTTGCGACGGTGATTGGTGCTGTGACGAGTAAACAAGTGCGTGTCGCCGCGGGTGGGCGTAAGGACTTCTTCATGGTTGTTGAGGATGGTTCTGGACGCTTGAATGTGACCTTCTTTGGTCAGGACTTCCTTATTCGCAGCATTCGCCAGGGGCAGCAGCTCGTCCTCAGCGGTAAAGTAACGGCTTACCGCAATGCTTTGCAGATGACGAACCCTGAATGGGAAGCGCTTGATAGCGAGAATTTGCATACGATTGGCATTGTGCCCGTCTATCCGTTGACGGAAGGCGTTAAAGCGCGCAGCTTCCGCCGAGATATGAAACGCGCTGTCGATGCCTGGGCTGAACGCGTGCCGGATTATGTGCCGGAGACGACGCTTGAACGTGCTGAATTGGGCGACCTGAGCTGGGCGTTGGAGAATATTCACTTCCCGGCTGGGTTTGATCACCTGGACCACGCTCGCAGACGCCTTGTCTTTGATGAATTGCTCATGCTCCAGCTCGCTATTTTGCGTAATCGTCGTGATTGGCAGTCTGTACCTGGGCAGGCACTGGAAGTCACAGATGACTTTTTGGAAGGGTTTATAAATACGGTCTTCCCGTATGAATTGACTGGGGCACAGCGGCGCGCGGTAGAAGATATTCGTCGTGATGTGACGCAGCCTGTTCCTATGAATCGCCTGATCCAGGGTGATGTGGGTAGTGGTAAAACGGCTGTTGCAACAGTGGCAATGGCGATGGCTGTTGCGAATGGCAAGCAAGCCGCCCTGATGGCACCGACAAGCATCCTGGCAGAGCAGCATTATCGCGGGATTGGTCGCACGCTGGAGCAAATGCCCGGTGAGCAAAAGCCTGTTGTCGCCCTGCTTACCAGTTCCCTGACGACTAGCGAGCGTGAGTCTGTGTATCGCGGGCTGGCGGATGGCTCAATTGATGTGGTTATCGGCACACATGCGCTCATTCAGTCCGGTGTCGAATTTAGTGATCTGGCGATAGCTGTCATTGATGAACAGCATCGCTTTGGTGTGGGGCAGCGTGGCGCGCTGCGCGGCAAAGGGACTAATCCCCATATGCTGGTGATGACTGCAACGCCGATTCCGCGTACCCTGGCGCTGACGATGTATGCTGATCTTGATCTTAGCATCATTGACGAGAAACCACCGGGACGCCAGCCTATACAGACCAAGGTGCTCTATCCTGTTGCGCGTGAGCGGACCTATCAATTTATTGAGCAGCAGATAGAACAGGGCCGTCAGGCCTTTGTTGTGCACCCCCTGGTTGAGGCGTCTGATAAGATCGAGGCACGCAGCGCAATGGAAGCTTACGACGAGCTGCGGCAGGTCTTCTACAAATATCGTGTCTGTTTGCTGCATGGCCGTATGCAGCCAGCGGAAAAAGACGACGTTATGGCGGCTTTTGCCAATCATGAATATGATGTCATGGTTACGACCAGCGTTGCTGAAGTCGGCGTGGATGTGCCGAATGCGAGCGTCATCCTGATTGAAGGGGCAAATCGCTTTGGTCTGGCACAATTGCACCAATTCCGCGGTCGTGTCGGTCGTGGTGAACATCCTTCGTTCTGCTTGTTGATTGCAGATAACGAAACGCCGGAATCTCAGCAGCGGTTAGCCGCCATGGAAGAAACAAATGATGGCTTCCGTTTGGCGGAGATTGACTGGCAGCAGCGCGGGGCAGGGGACTTATTAGGGACACGGCAAAGCGGCCAACAAACCCTGCAAATGGCCGAAGCGATGACGCCAGACTTGGTGGCATTGGCTCAGCGAGAGGCCCGCACGATTTACGAAGAAGATCCTTATCTTGAGCAAGAAGAACATCGCCTGTTGTCCCAGGAAATAAACCTATTGCATCCTGATGATGCAGATTTATCCTGA
- the coaD gene encoding pantetheine-phosphate adenylyltransferase yields MKRVAVYPASLDPIHYGHIDVATRALHIFDEVIVTIYSTPKKKNMLFDLEERVELAQKCFEAYDNIQVTSFSGLAVDYVQSVGAVAIIRGLRVFGDFEFEFRMGMANKKLAPNIETVAILASERYMHISSSTVREIAELGGDVTAFVPDHVVKALKARFA; encoded by the coding sequence ATGAAGCGTGTGGCAGTTTATCCTGCATCGCTTGATCCGATTCATTATGGACATATCGATGTAGCAACTCGCGCACTACATATCTTTGATGAAGTCATTGTGACGATCTATAGCACGCCGAAGAAGAAAAATATGTTGTTCGATCTGGAAGAGCGAGTTGAATTGGCCCAAAAGTGCTTCGAAGCGTATGACAATATCCAGGTGACGTCATTTTCCGGGCTGGCGGTGGATTATGTGCAATCCGTTGGCGCGGTTGCGATTATCCGTGGCTTACGAGTCTTTGGGGATTTTGAATTTGAGTTCCGCATGGGCATGGCAAACAAGAAGCTAGCGCCTAATATTGAAACGGTCGCGATTCTGGCTTCTGAGCGCTATATGCACATCAGCTCAAGTACTGTACGGGAGATTGCGGAGCTAGGTGGGGATGTCACCGCATTCGTACCGGATCACGTCGTTAAGGCTCTTAAAGCCCGTTTTGCATAA